TGATAAAGGACATTTACAAAAACCTACAGCTAGGCCcaccagtgtgcctcagtggttgagcattgacccaggaactaggaggtcagggtttgattcctggtcagggtacatgcccaggttgccggcttgatccccagtaggaggcttgcaggacacagcccatcaatgatgttcctgtctcatggatgtttctatttctctatccctctcccttcctctctatctaaaaatcaataaaaacatattttaaaaaacttgataGCTAACATCACAACACTGAAAGACTGGAAACAAAGCAGCAATATCTACTCTCACCACCTCTATTAAACCATGTACTGGAGGTCCTAGACAGTGCAATAAGTTCCCCCTCTCCCCTAGAAAAGACATACACAGTggacatatttaaaattatttccacttGCAGTGATATGACTATCTAtgtagaaaaatgtttaaaaatttaccaTAGTACTAAAACCACTAAGTGAGTTTGAAAAGTTTACAGGATACAAGGCCAATACATATGAttgaattgtatttctatataataGTAACTAAGAATTTTTAACTTgacattaagaaaacaatactatttacaatagcatcaaaaacataaaatcttagggataaatataacaaaatatgtgCAACATTTGTATGCTGGAAACTTTAAAGTAAGAGAACCAATAGACTTCAAAAACTTCAGCATAAATATCATTAAATAAAGTTCCAtatttgtttataatattttaaggCAAAATTTACTTCTAGTGAAGGGCACAAATATTAAGTGTACATTTGTTGAGTTCTTATGAATGTATACACCTGTGTAACTCAAACTCttatcaagatatagaacattatCATCATCCAACAAAATTCCCTCATGCCTTTTCCCAGTCAATCTCTGTACCACCTCCCATAGGAAACCActcttttgaattattttccatagaaTAGCTGTTTCAGTACTTTATATAAAAGGAATAACAGCGTATATATTCTTCTGTGTAAGGCTTCTTTCACATCTAAGGTTCCTTTATTCAAAGAATATGTATTGAGCAATTTCATAACCAAGTCATTCAGAAGCATTTGCCTATGCAACAACAGTTCAACACAGGAACTAACTTCTGGTTTGAATGCATCAGCCAAAAAGGTGGCACTAAGAAAGCCACAGAGAAGGAATCTGGCAGTGAGCTGGTAAAAACTTAGGGGATCCTCCCAGAAATACCTTGGGAGATGGTGGTAGCTTATGTTAGGGCAATAGGTCATAACCAGGTATAGCAACAGCCAGTCTAAACCTGGGTCTCTGACAGAGAAAGAAAttggagaagagggggaaggatTTATCCTTTAGAAAACCGGACAGGTCAGATCCCTAAAAGCAAAGCCTGGGGGACCATTTGCAAATTTTGGAGCTCCAAATAGTTTTAAAGCAGGAAATGGAATACATGCTGTTTTGTATCAAGTACTGCTCTGACACTATATACacaatctcatttgatcctcacaactgATTTATGAGGCAGCCATTAGGAAACGCCACTTTGGTGATGAGGTAATAAGACTTTATTTAGTACTTGGCATTTTATGAGATAAAAATTCATTTGTCCCTTTAAAAATCACATAACTGCCAATTTTGGTGGTTGAatgacttgcttaaggtcactCAAATACCAATTATACAGCCAGGGTATAAATCCAAGTTTGGTCCATTTCATGAAGCAAAAGTTATTTTATTCTAACTCTAAAGATGAGGTAATTGCAATTTTGATAGCTGAGTGTCATGCCCAAGGTTAGTAAACTACCATATGGTGGAGCCAAGACTATATCGTTTTAAGAAATTAtaattgttttcaaatgattcaCCTTGCTTTCTCCTTAGAAAGAGAATAGTGAAGCTCACCCATGCAAGTACCAAGTCCTCACCTGCACTGTTGGCTTCCTGGGTTTCCAAGCGTTGCCAGGTGCCAAGCTGCTGTCCTCGAGGGTACTGTGCTGGGGATTATGATAGCAAGCCGAACACCGAATGCATTGGTGGTGGTGGCACCGACAGTTGTAGCAGTTTGGCATCATATTTCTCTTTCGCAAAGCAGGGCAGATCTCCCCAGAACAATAAATGCAAGGGTCATGTACTACAGCTCCCTGGACACTGCAGGAGTAAGAGCAGGTCCTGTGGTAATCAAAATCACCACAGTGCAGTGGCTTACAACACATGGATTGTTCTAGTCCTTTGCTTGCAAAACATTCTGAGTAAGTAGGAGTTTCTGACTGAAGGGATGACATGAAATGATATGATTGGTCTGTGGCATGATATTGTTGGTCTGTGGGATGATATGATTGGTCCATGGGATGGCGCCTCAATTCCCTATAGCTGGAGCTCTTTGGCTGGAAATTTTGGTCTATAGGTTTTGGTCTCTGGGTAAAAGTTTTATTACTATGAGTGGTTAAACCTGGCAAATGAGATGTAGATAGGGATTTGCTATTCtcttcaaagaactttcttctgtcTGCAAAGGGCAAGAGGATGGCTTCCTCCCCGGCTTGGACAGTAGAAGCCTTCAATTCCTTGTTATCTCCTGGGCTGGAAGAGCTTTCTGTGGCTAGTGCCACATGCGGCTGCAGGTTGTGCTCTGGAGACCATCTCCAATGACCTCCACAGACTCCACGGTGGACACTTGTTTTCTCAGAGTCTGAAGAGGATGAATCAGATGCTTTCCACCAGGTGTTCAGACCCAAAGAGGACTGGCCAGGCCTCTGGCTAGGGCTCATTCGGCCCTCCAAGCCTATCCTAGATTCATGGCTCTCAGGGGCTTGGCTAAGGCACTCTGAAGACCTAGCCCTAAGCATCATGTTCTTGTTAAAGAGCTTATCTCTGGGGCTAGGTGGTTTTTTATATGAAGGTAGCAAAGGTGAATTAGAGGCAGGAAGTAGAGGACTTTCTAGGGGCTCCTCGGCCTCTTCCACTTGCTCCTTAGTGTCACACAGCTGTGATAAGGGACTCTTGCTTTTATGGAGCTGGGCCTTCCTCCTCTGAATTTCATTCCGCAGGTTGGTAGCAAAGCGCTCACTCTTCCGTCGGTTTTGGATTGAGCGTCCCCGGGTCCCTCCATTTCGCCTACCACCCACCCGGCTACACTCCTTGGGCTCATTGTCCCCTTCTTCAGTTGCCTCTGTGGTGCCAGCTACTTTAGTGGTTGAAGAACAGTCCCTGGTTTGCTGAACAAGAGATCCAGAGGCAGAGGGCTGCTGGCTGGGCAATTCATTGCCTGCTCTGTTTACTCTGTTTGGATCCTGAAAACATCTTTCTGGAGGATGTCCACCAGCTTCTTCATGAGGGGAGCTGCTTGACCTCTGGTGTCCCGAACCCATAGGCCTATCATCCACTGGCCTGGTCTTTCTCTCTTTGCTGGGCTGGTCCTGGGTTCCTCCTATAGGAGGACATGGACTTTTCTTTCCTGTATGGCTGCTATGCAATGGGGACAGAGTCCACTCATGCCCATCCTGTCCAGTTGGGAGCTCCATCCCCTGCCTACCCCTAGTATCAAGGTGCATATGCTGCAAGTGGGATGCAAGCAGCTGTTCAGGGGCACTATGGCGATGGCCTGTGGGTCCTGTGAGGTGTGGAGGGCTGCCAAAAGAAGAACTCTTAGCTATCTCTGCTGAAGCCTTGCTGGGTGGGCTGGAATCATATGATTTTTGAAATCCAACAGCTTTGCTTGAGGCCTCCATCAGTAAGTGCTCAGAGCCCTGTTGATTGGATTCAGGAGGTTGGCTGAGCTCACAATTCTGATGGCCCTCGTTTGTCACTTGGTCTTGTCCATTGAGGCAGCAGAACCTGTGAGGGTTCCTTGGGCATAGCTCAGTATCTAGGCTTGGTTTCTCCTTCTGTTGCAAAGAGTCCATAGGCTCAGAAGCCCTGCGCTGCTCTCCATTAAGGAGCTGGGCTCTGGAGGCCTGAAGACTGTCTCGCCTCACTGGAGGTTGTGGTGGGCCCTTGGCTGCCTTGGCAGGCCCTGAGTGGTGAACCTCCTGTGGGCGGGATGACATCTGGGAGCTGGAAGTCAGCTGGCCCCCATTGGTGCGCCGACTACCTCCTGAGGACTCAGCCACATTAGGTCTGCCATTAGGGGTCTTAGTTAACGCTGGGCCTTGCATGATGCAATCTGTAGAGGCTGGTTCCTCTGGCCTAAGGGGAAGGGCACAGTCAGAGGCATTTGAGCTGGCCGAGAAGGAGCTGTAGGCTGAGTCACGCTGGTTAGGGTACATGTTCTGGTCAATGGGCAAGAGGTGACCCTCATAGGTGGCTTGTCCTGGTTGTTCCAGGCTCTCCATACTGCCAATGGAGCTGCTTTTCTCAGTGCTGCAGTGCCGGGAGAGTGGACACCACTGCACACACACGTCACTGTAAGACACAGGGCATTAGTTAGCCAAATTACCAAATCCTTTTCCCACTGTGGCCAGCCCTGCCATGGAAGAAGGCAAGACAACCCAGAGGCACCTATGCCACCAATGAAAGTGAGATACAGCGAGAAAGGAAGTAAGGGAAAGAGATGGACACTGGGGTACTACAGTGATGTGATAAAATGGAGAGAAGCCAGCATATGGAAGAAGGATGGGGCAAGATCCCAAAGACTAAAAATGTGAGGTCTCCATTGGGGGTTATGTTCTGCTTGATGTCAGTGAATCTAGAATTGCTTCTGACCTGTCACTGTTCCCAGGGAGTCAGCGTGGGGCTCTCTGCCAGGAGATACAATCACAGATTATTAACATTAGAGAGGGGCCTTAAAGGTCTGATTCAATTTCAGAAAGCTCATTTTGAAAATCAGTGGCTCTCAAATTTgagcatgcatcagaatcacgCGGAGGGAATGTCAAAACACAGGTTACTGGACCTCATCCCCAAAGTTTTAGGTCTGGATAAATCCTGAGAATTTTTGCTTCTAACAAGTTGCCAGATAATACTGGTGTTgttggtccagggaccacacctatgagaaccactggtataaagcAAGCCCTGCAAAGGAAGTGATTTTTAGGAGGTTATTTTTCAGAAGATCACTCAGTTCTAGCATGTGGCCCAGACAGGGCTGGAATTGAGAcatctctgttttcttcttgaCAATAGTAATCCTGGCCATTTACCAAGGACCTacgatgtgccaggcactttagaGTGTCACATTTCAAACTTAAGGCAAGAAATCATCTGCATTTTACAATTAAGGAAACTGAAGCCTCAAGAGGTCAAGTAAACTGACAGCCTCACAAAGCTACTAAAGAAGCAGAGCTAGAattggaacccaggcctttgtAAGTCCATTGTCTTAGCTCTTCTACTAATACCATCTGTTAAATGGGACTATAGTAATATCCGAATCAGTAGGTTGCTTTGTGAGTAAAATTCGATAGCaaatgtaaagctcttgtcaCAGCCTGGGCACCTAGCAAAAGTTCAATACATGGTAGCGGCTGCTCTCTTGATTGCTATTTCCATGACTATTGTTATCAGCATCCTCTTTACTACTAATATTGATAGTATAGTCGCCCCTGACCATGATGCCGCCCTCATTCTCCATGATAAAGGCAAACTGGGGAGAGCAAGTAAAGGGACTAGGGTCAGACACAGTCttgaattttaaatatgatttccCACACACAAAGCCAAATTGAGCCAAGTCATGCCAGTAACTCCTATGACTAGAACCACAAAGGTTGCAGGCTGCTCTCAGAAAGGCCACAGTTCAAAAAGCCAGAGCTGAGTAGTGGCAGGAGCTCATGAGACTTTCAGATCAGTCTCCCATAATTCTTGTTCCCTGCACTGCCCCTTAACCACTCTGTTCCCTTGACCTCTGGGCTAGAATCTTTTAATTCCTTGTTGGCAAGGGGACCTGCtacccaccccaccacccttccTGCTCAAAACAACCACACCCCCACTCCAACAGGAACCAAGCTCAAAATGTGTTTCTGTGTATTCTTCTAGAACAAAATTGCCTCTGGCTCTGCACTAAGCCTATGGCTTCCAATGCCAAGTAAAGTCACTGAGTGGGAGCCAACTCAACCTTGAGCTTCCCTGAACCTCTTCAACAGAAATCCCTTCTTGGACGATCTTGTTGTGGGAGGGAAAAGGCAGCTAAGGCCAGCAGCTTTACTGGCTCTGAGCTTG
The sequence above is a segment of the Myotis daubentonii chromosome X, mMyoDau2.1, whole genome shotgun sequence genome. Coding sequences within it:
- the SHROOM4 gene encoding protein Shroom4 isoform X4, which produces MENRPGSFQYVPVQLQGGAPWGFTLKGGLEHCEPLTVSKIEDGGKAALSQKMRTGDELVNINGTPLYGSRQEALILIKGSFRILKLIVRRRNAPVSRPHSWHVAKLLEGCPEAATTMHVPSEAFSLSWHSGCNTSDVCVQWCPLSRHCSTEKSSSIGSMESLEQPGQATYEGHLLPIDQNMYPNQRDSAYSSFSASSNASDCALPLRPEEPASTDCIMQGPALTKTPNGRPNVAESSGGSRRTNGGQLTSSSQMSSRPQEVHHSGPAKAAKGPPQPPVRRDSLQASRAQLLNGEQRRASEPMDSLQQKEKPSLDTELCPRNPHRFCCLNGQDQVTNEGHQNCELSQPPESNQQGSEHLLMEASSKAVGFQKSYDSSPPSKASAEIAKSSSFGSPPHLTGPTGHRHSAPEQLLASHLQHMHLDTRGRQGMELPTGQDGHEWTLSPLHSSHTGKKSPCPPIGGTQDQPSKERKTRPVDDRPMGSGHQRSSSSPHEEAGGHPPERCFQDPNRVNRAGNELPSQQPSASGSLVQQTRDCSSTTKVAGTTEATEEGDNEPKECSRVGGRRNGGTRGRSIQNRRKSERFATNLRNEIQRRKAQLHKSKSPLSQLCDTKEQVEEAEEPLESPLLPASNSPLLPSYKKPPSPRDKLFNKNMMLRARSSECLSQAPESHESRIGLEGRMSPSQRPGQSSLGLNTWWKASDSSSSDSEKTSVHRGVCGGHWRWSPEHNLQPHVALATESSSSPGDNKELKASTVQAGEEAILLPFADRRKFFEENSKSLSTSHLPGLTTHSNKTFTQRPKPIDQNFQPKSSSYRELRRHPMDQSYHPTDQQYHATDQSYHFMSSLQSETPTYSECFASKGLEQSMCCKPLHCGDFDYHRTCSYSCSVQGAVVHDPCIYCSGEICPALRKRNMMPNCYNCRCHHHQCIRCSACYHNPQHSTLEDSSLAPGNAWKPRKPTVQEFPGDKWKPVTGNRKTSQSGREMAHSKADFSWATPFHPCLENPALDLSSYRAISSLDLLGDFKHSSKKTEETSVYEEESSMASMPHPLRSRAFSESHISLDPQSSRAWGQPRRELFTKVDETQLDPLGTRKKAFPPPRPPPPNWEKYRLFRAAQQQQQQQKQQQQQQEEEEEEEEEEEEEGVEEEEEEEERGEEEELPPQYFSSETTGSCALNTEEVLEQPQTLGFGHLEVSRQGTQSLPAEQESFTLHSSDYLPPIRGHLGSQPEKAQPPCYYGIGGLWRTSEQETTDPSKPESLMAEDSKPKPAWSQSYLFPEEQLSFMGWRSEKQHLSPLGFSELKTTGQEFQRFSPPQGAPGISTSYSAYYNISVAKAELLNKLKDQPEMAEIGLGEEEVDHELAQKKIQLIESIGRKLSVLREAQRGLLEDINANSALGEEVEANLKAVCKSNEFEKYRLFIGDLDKVVNLLLSLSGRLARVENALNSIDSEADQEKLVLIEKKQQLTGQLADAKELKEHMDRREKLVFGMVSRYLPQDQLQDYQHFVKMKSALIIEQRELEEKIKLGEEQLKCLRESLLLGPSNF
- the SHROOM4 gene encoding protein Shroom4 isoform X2, encoding MRTGDELVNINGTPLYGSRQEALILIKGSFRILKLIVRRRNAPVSRPHSWHVAKLLEGCPEAATTMHVPSEAFSLSWHSGCNTSDVCVQWCPLSRHCSTEKSSSIGSMESLEQPGQATYEGHLLPIDQNMYPNQRDSAYSSFSASSNASDCALPLRPEEPASTDCIMQGPALTKTPNGRPNVAESSGGSRRTNGGQLTSSSQMSSRPQEVHHSGPAKAAKGPPQPPVRRDSLQASRAQLLNGEQRRASEPMDSLQQKEKPSLDTELCPRNPHRFCCLNGQDQVTNEGHQNCELSQPPESNQQGSEHLLMEASSKAVGFQKSYDSSPPSKASAEIAKSSSFGSPPHLTGPTGHRHSAPEQLLASHLQHMHLDTRGRQGMELPTGQDGHEWTLSPLHSSHTGKKSPCPPIGGTQDQPSKERKTRPVDDRPMGSGHQRSSSSPHEEAGGHPPERCFQDPNRVNRAGNELPSQQPSASGSLVQQTRDCSSTTKVAGTTEATEEGDNEPKECSRVGGRRNGGTRGRSIQNRRKSERFATNLRNEIQRRKAQLHKSKSPLSQLCDTKEQVEEAEEPLESPLLPASNSPLLPSYKKPPSPRDKLFNKNMMLRARSSECLSQAPESHESRIGLEGRMSPSQRPGQSSLGLNTWWKASDSSSSDSEKTSVHRGVCGGHWRWSPEHNLQPHVALATESSSSPGDNKELKASTVQAGEEAILLPFADRRKFFEENSKSLSTSHLPGLTTHSNKTFTQRPKPIDQNFQPKSSSYRELRRHPMDQSYHPTDQQYHATDQSYHFMSSLQSETPTYSECFASKGLEQSMCCKPLHCGDFDYHRTCSYSCSVQGAVVHDPCIYCSGEICPALRKRNMMPNCYNCRCHHHQCIRCSACYHNPQHSTLEDSSLAPGNAWKPRKPTVQEFPGDKWKPVTGNRKTSQSGREMAHSKADFSWATPFHPCLENPALDLSSYRAISSLDLLGDFKHSSKKTEETSVYEEESSMASMPHPLRSRAFSESHISLDPQSSRAWGQPRRELFTKVDETQLDPLGTRKKAFPPPRPPPPNWEKYRLFRAAQQQQQQQKQQQQQQEEEEEEEEEEEEEGVEEEEEEEERGEEEELPPQYFSSETTGSCALNTEEVLEQPQTLGFGHLEVSRQGTQSLPAEQESFTLHSSDYLPPIRGHLGSQPEKAQPPCYYGIGGLWRTSEQETTDPSKPESLMAEDSKPKPAWSQSYLFPEEQLSFMGWRSEKQHLSPLGFSELKTTGSAATLVKPLGATGSIPPPYYSATMEEAGAIGDTSEVERCYSFSGRRPALQQAVSEELMRDVVGRDKSLAGVLTPASNMVTTAEVMGDLFAVGDLQWRGHLKQKLYHQERRNYRNVQESHRVPLQEFQRFSPPQGAPGISTSYSAYYNISVAKAELLNKLKDQPEMAEIGLGEEEVDHELAQKKIQLIESIGRKLSVLREAQRGLLEDINANSALGEEVEANLKAVCKSNEFEKYRLFIGDLDKVVNLLLSLSGRLARVENALNSIDSEADQEKLVLIEKKQQLTGQLADAKELKEHMDRREKLVFGMVSRYLPQDQLQDYQHFVKMKSALIIEQRELEEKIKLGEEQLKCLRESLLLGPSNF
- the SHROOM4 gene encoding protein Shroom4 isoform X3; this encodes MHVPSEAFSLSWHSGCNTSDVCVQWCPLSRHCSTEKSSSIGSMESLEQPGQATYEGHLLPIDQNMYPNQRDSAYSSFSASSNASDCALPLRPEEPASTDCIMQGPALTKTPNGRPNVAESSGGSRRTNGGQLTSSSQMSSRPQEVHHSGPAKAAKGPPQPPVRRDSLQASRAQLLNGEQRRASEPMDSLQQKEKPSLDTELCPRNPHRFCCLNGQDQVTNEGHQNCELSQPPESNQQGSEHLLMEASSKAVGFQKSYDSSPPSKASAEIAKSSSFGSPPHLTGPTGHRHSAPEQLLASHLQHMHLDTRGRQGMELPTGQDGHEWTLSPLHSSHTGKKSPCPPIGGTQDQPSKERKTRPVDDRPMGSGHQRSSSSPHEEAGGHPPERCFQDPNRVNRAGNELPSQQPSASGSLVQQTRDCSSTTKVAGTTEATEEGDNEPKECSRVGGRRNGGTRGRSIQNRRKSERFATNLRNEIQRRKAQLHKSKSPLSQLCDTKEQVEEAEEPLESPLLPASNSPLLPSYKKPPSPRDKLFNKNMMLRARSSECLSQAPESHESRIGLEGRMSPSQRPGQSSLGLNTWWKASDSSSSDSEKTSVHRGVCGGHWRWSPEHNLQPHVALATESSSSPGDNKELKASTVQAGEEAILLPFADRRKFFEENSKSLSTSHLPGLTTHSNKTFTQRPKPIDQNFQPKSSSYRELRRHPMDQSYHPTDQQYHATDQSYHFMSSLQSETPTYSECFASKGLEQSMCCKPLHCGDFDYHRTCSYSCSVQGAVVHDPCIYCSGEICPALRKRNMMPNCYNCRCHHHQCIRCSACYHNPQHSTLEDSSLAPGNAWKPRKPTVQEFPGDKWKPVTGNRKTSQSGREMAHSKADFSWATPFHPCLENPALDLSSYRAISSLDLLGDFKHSSKKTEETSVYEEESSMASMPHPLRSRAFSESHISLDPQSSRAWGQPRRELFTKVDETQLDPLGTRKKAFPPPRPPPPNWEKYRLFRAAQQQQQQQKQQQQQQEEEEEEEEEEEEEGVEEEEEEEERGEEEELPPQYFSSETTGSCALNTEEVLEQPQTLGFGHLEVSRQGTQSLPAEQESFTLHSSDYLPPIRGHLGSQPEKAQPPCYYGIGGLWRTSEQETTDPSKPESLMAEDSKPKPAWSQSYLFPEEQLSFMGWRSEKQHLSPLGFSELKTTGSAATLVKPLGATGSIPPPYYSATMEEAGAIGDTSEVERCYSFSGRRPALQQAVSEELMRDVVGRDKSLAGVLTPASNMVTTAEVMGDLFAVGDLQWRGHLKQKLYHQERRNYRNVQESHRVPLQEFQRFSPPQGAPGISTSYSAYYNISVAKAELLNKLKDQPEMAEIGLGEEEVDHELAQKKIQLIESIGRKLSVLREAQRGLLEDINANSALGEEVEANLKAVCKSNEFEKYRLFIGDLDKVVNLLLSLSGRLARVENALNSIDSEADQEKLVLIEKKQQLTGQLADAKELKEHMDRREKLVFGMVSRYLPQDQLQDYQHFVKMKSALIIEQRELEEKIKLGEEQLKCLRESLLLGPSNF